A genomic region of Xanthomonas fragariae contains the following coding sequences:
- a CDS encoding proline--tRNA ligase — translation MRLSQFHLHTTKETPADAELVSHRLMLRAGMIRKLASGLYTWSPLGLRVLRKVEAIVREEMNRAGALEVLFPTIQPRELWDATGRWEKFGGQLLKIKDRKEQEFCYSPTAEEAAAEFARQEINSYKQLPLNFYQIQTKFRDEIRPRFGVMRAREFLMKDAYSFHLTDADMAREYDNMKAAYHRIFTRLGLDFRAVQADSGAIGGDASQEFHVIAESGEDSLAFSTGSDYAANVETASAASPAARPDAGETMRQVETPTQKTCEDVAQLLGIALQRTVKSVAVMTAAGFVLVLVRGDHAVNEIKLGKVAGMADYRLANETEIREHLGCEPGFLGPMNTARPVRVVADRDVAALADFVVGANVSGAHLVGVNWGRDLPEPETVADVRNVVEGERAADGGELRLARGIEVGHVFQLGSQYAQALQATVIDENGKVAVMKMGCYGIGISRIVAAAIEQNHDDAGIVWPAPMAPWQLVVCVINPKQDAQVIAAAQALLDELIAAGIDAALDDRGLRPGAMFADMELLGIPHRVVVSERGVAAGTFEYRARTADTAENLDKAGLFSRLGR, via the coding sequence ATGCGTCTTTCCCAGTTCCACCTGCACACCACCAAGGAAACCCCGGCCGACGCCGAGCTGGTCAGCCACCGTCTGATGCTGCGCGCGGGCATGATCCGCAAGCTGGCCTCAGGGCTATACACCTGGTCGCCGTTGGGCCTGCGTGTGCTGCGTAAGGTCGAGGCCATCGTGCGCGAGGAGATGAACCGCGCCGGGGCGCTGGAAGTGCTGTTCCCCACCATCCAGCCGCGCGAGCTGTGGGACGCTACCGGCCGTTGGGAAAAGTTCGGCGGGCAGCTGCTCAAGATCAAGGACCGCAAGGAGCAGGAATTCTGCTACAGCCCGACCGCCGAAGAAGCCGCAGCCGAGTTCGCGCGCCAGGAGATCAACAGCTACAAGCAGCTGCCGCTGAACTTCTATCAGATCCAGACGAAGTTCCGCGATGAGATCCGCCCGCGCTTCGGTGTGATGCGCGCGCGCGAATTCCTGATGAAGGACGCCTATTCGTTTCATCTTACCGATGCGGATATGGCGCGCGAATACGACAACATGAAGGCGGCCTACCACCGCATCTTTACCCGCCTGGGGCTGGACTTCCGCGCTGTGCAGGCCGACTCCGGCGCGATCGGCGGCGACGCCTCGCAGGAATTCCACGTCATTGCCGAATCCGGCGAAGACTCGCTAGCGTTCTCCACCGGCTCCGATTACGCGGCCAATGTGGAAACCGCCAGCGCTGCATCGCCTGCTGCGCGCCCGGATGCTGGCGAGACAATGCGTCAGGTCGAAACCCCCACCCAGAAAACCTGCGAAGACGTCGCCCAGCTGCTCGGCATCGCGCTGCAGCGTACGGTCAAGTCGGTGGCGGTAATGACGGCGGCCGGCTTCGTGCTGGTGCTGGTGCGTGGCGATCACGCAGTCAACGAGATCAAGCTGGGCAAGGTCGCAGGCATGGCCGACTACCGCCTCGCCAACGAAACCGAAATCCGCGAGCACCTGGGTTGCGAACCCGGCTTCTTGGGACCGATGAACACCGCGCGCCCGGTGCGCGTGGTCGCTGATCGCGATGTCGCCGCGTTGGCTGATTTCGTGGTTGGCGCCAATGTGTCCGGCGCGCATCTGGTTGGCGTCAACTGGGGCCGTGACCTGCCGGAACCGGAAACCGTGGCCGATGTGCGCAACGTGGTCGAAGGCGAGCGCGCGGCCGATGGCGGCGAACTGCGCTTGGCCCGCGGCATCGAAGTAGGCCATGTGTTCCAGCTCGGCAGCCAGTACGCGCAGGCGCTGCAGGCCACCGTGATCGACGAGAACGGCAAGGTCGCGGTGATGAAGATGGGCTGCTACGGCATCGGTATTTCGCGCATCGTGGCTGCGGCTATCGAACAAAACCACGATGACGCCGGCATTGTCTGGCCCGCGCCGATGGCGCCGTGGCAGCTGGTGGTGTGCGTAATCAACCCCAAGCAGGACGCGCAGGTGATTGCCGCGGCCCAGGCATTGCTGGACGAATTGATCGCCGCCGGCATCGATGCGGCGCTGGACGACCGCGGGCTGCGCCCGGGCGCCATGTTTGCCGATATGGAACTGTTGGGCATTCCGCATCGGGTGGTCGTCTCAGAACGCGGAGTGGCGGCAGGCACATTTGAATATCGCGCCCGTACCGCCGATACGGCAGAAAACCTGGATAAGGCCGGGTTATTCTCCCGCTTGGGCCGTTGA
- a CDS encoding DUF4124 domain-containing protein: protein MQLSFRLCGLLMLVSAAAGATDLYKWKDAKGVTHYTETPPPRGQRYEARRIDARAGTAATPETAAPESADCLTARRNLELLSGKGEVTIGPGTDGKPGASLDPEARAAQRNLAEAAAKAYCTPAEGGGPAT from the coding sequence ATGCAGTTGTCGTTCAGGCTTTGCGGCCTGTTGATGCTGGTCAGCGCCGCCGCCGGCGCGACCGATCTCTATAAGTGGAAAGACGCCAAGGGCGTGACCCACTACACCGAAACCCCGCCGCCGAGAGGCCAGCGTTACGAAGCGCGCCGCATCGACGCCCGAGCCGGCACCGCAGCCACGCCGGAGACTGCCGCGCCCGAATCGGCCGACTGCCTCACCGCACGCCGCAACCTGGAACTGCTCAGCGGCAAGGGCGAAGTCACCATTGGCCCCGGCACCGACGGCAAGCCGGGCGCCTCGCTGGATCCTGAGGCCCGCGCCGCCCAGCGCAATCTTGCCGAGGCTGCCGCCAAGGCCTATTGCACGCCTGCGGAGGGCGGTGGCCCGGCCACCTGA
- the pssA gene encoding CDP-diacylglycerol--serine O-phosphatidyltransferase: MDEMRPPPRSRTIYLLPNLFTTAGLFSGFYAIIAAANGQFVQAAMAVFVAAVMDGLDGRVARLTNTSSEFGVQYDSLADLVSFGMAPALVMYHWSLSALKYDSNVMGRVGWSAAFLYAACAALRLARFNTQVGVVDKRWFIGLASPAAAGLMMAFVWAFADDSLGFDGAQLRYLALAITVVSALLMVSRIRFWSFKGGARGPRADRVPFLALAVATVVIALLVIDLARSLLVIGMLYALSGPLMWLWRRWRRTPELP, from the coding sequence ATGGATGAAATGAGACCGCCTCCGCGCTCGCGCACGATTTACCTGCTGCCGAACCTGTTCACCACCGCCGGGCTGTTTTCCGGTTTCTACGCCATCATTGCCGCCGCCAATGGGCAATTCGTCCAGGCGGCCATGGCGGTGTTCGTGGCTGCGGTGATGGACGGGCTGGACGGCCGGGTCGCGCGCCTGACCAATACCAGCAGCGAATTCGGCGTGCAGTACGACTCGCTGGCCGATCTGGTCAGCTTCGGCATGGCCCCGGCACTAGTGATGTACCACTGGTCGCTATCGGCGCTGAAGTACGACAGCAATGTGATGGGCCGGGTCGGTTGGTCGGCTGCCTTTTTGTATGCGGCCTGCGCGGCGCTGCGGCTGGCGCGTTTCAACACCCAGGTGGGAGTGGTCGACAAGCGTTGGTTCATCGGCCTGGCCAGCCCGGCTGCGGCCGGCTTGATGATGGCCTTCGTTTGGGCATTTGCCGACGACAGCCTGGGTTTCGATGGAGCACAGCTGCGCTACCTGGCGTTGGCAATCACAGTGGTGTCTGCCTTGCTGATGGTTAGCCGGATCCGTTTCTGGAGCTTCAAGGGCGGTGCGCGTGGTCCGCGCGCCGACCGCGTGCCGTTTCTTGCACTGGCCGTCGCTACGGTGGTGATCGCGCTGCTGGTGATCGATCTGGCCCGTTCGTTGCTGGTAATCGGCATGCTGTATGCGCTGTCCGGCCCGCTGATGTGGCTGTGGCGGCGCTGGCGGCGCACGCCCGAGTTGCCATGA
- a CDS encoding alanine acetyltransferase, with amino-acid sequence MSEMASELMWSDLQVSYLQALGHTVYLDRDAVDALPAPVDVVDSAPASAPARLERVPHSASVAAPVVRRTAPAPAGRAGAPRAVHTTQAAAPQRRSRVGMPDRLQMALLRASGCNPGDPDTQALMASWPLADLRGNPAAKRALWPQLRALRRRSHSA; translated from the coding sequence ATGAGTGAGATGGCGTCCGAGCTGATGTGGTCCGATTTGCAGGTGTCGTATCTGCAAGCCTTGGGGCACACCGTGTATCTGGATCGCGATGCGGTCGATGCCTTGCCTGCACCTGTCGATGTGGTCGACAGCGCACCGGCATCCGCACCTGCACGGCTGGAACGAGTGCCGCACTCTGCGTCTGTCGCTGCCCCTGTCGTACGCCGCACGGCCCCGGCCCCGGCTGGGCGGGCCGGGGCGCCGCGTGCTGTCCATACGACTCAGGCTGCTGCGCCACAGCGGCGCAGTCGTGTCGGCATGCCGGATCGTCTGCAGATGGCGTTGCTTCGTGCCTCTGGCTGCAATCCGGGCGACCCGGACACCCAAGCCTTGATGGCGTCCTGGCCGCTGGCCGATCTGCGTGGTAATCCGGCCGCCAAGCGCGCGCTGTGGCCGCAGCTGCGTGCGCTGCGGCGCCGTTCGCATTCGGCGTGA
- the rimI gene encoding ribosomal protein S18-alanine N-acetyltransferase, with protein MSALNVTHQPTALRALRESDLDVVMEIEHRAYPFPWTRNIFRDCLQAGYPGWVMEQDGQVIGYGVISIAADEAHVLNVCIAPEAQSQGHGRVLLRALIKGACDRGARRAFLEVRPSNPSAIALYHSEGFNEIGRRPRYYPSNTGREDALVMAIELFFEGFS; from the coding sequence GTGAGCGCATTGAACGTAACCCATCAGCCCACCGCACTGCGCGCACTGCGCGAGAGCGATCTGGATGTGGTGATGGAGATTGAGCATCGCGCCTATCCGTTTCCGTGGACGCGCAACATCTTTCGCGACTGTCTGCAGGCCGGCTATCCCGGCTGGGTGATGGAGCAGGACGGGCAGGTCATCGGCTATGGCGTGATCAGCATCGCCGCCGACGAGGCGCATGTGCTCAACGTCTGCATCGCACCGGAGGCGCAATCGCAAGGCCATGGTCGCGTGCTGTTGCGCGCGCTGATCAAGGGCGCCTGCGATCGCGGTGCACGGCGTGCGTTTCTGGAAGTGCGGCCATCCAATCCGTCGGCGATCGCGCTCTACCATTCCGAAGGCTTCAACGAAATCGGGCGGCGCCCGCGCTACTACCCATCTAACACCGGGCGCGAGGATGCGTTGGTGATGGCGATCGAATTGTTCTTCGAAGGGTTTTCTTGA
- a CDS encoding integrase core domain-containing protein — translation MAMVAWAHARGVQLRLIQPGKPNQNAYVESFNGRPRDECLNEHWFPTLLHARTEIERWRRGYNEDRPKKAIGGMTPAAYAQHLANTDIIRPGL, via the coding sequence ATGGCGATGGTCGCCTGGGCGCACGCCCGTGGTGTGCAGCTACGGCTCATCCAGCCGGGCAAACCGAACCAGAACGCCTACGTTGAATCCTTCAACGGCCGGCCGCGCGACGAATGCCTCAACGAACACTGGTTCCCGACGTTGCTGCATGCACGCACCGAGATCGAGCGATGGCGACGCGGATACAACGAGGACCGACCCAAGAAAGCAATCGGCGGCATGACGCCGGCCGCTTATGCCCAACATCTGGCAAACACCGATATCATCAGGCCCGGACTCTAA